A single Candidatus Aminicenantes bacterium DNA region contains:
- a CDS encoding metalloprotease, translating into MRWKGRRQSDNVEIRGGSTGRRVAAAGGLLGIVAAVVILLLGGDPGEVVQNLQIPQAAQQESARPMSEAEKELAEFVAVVLADTEDVWHEIFRGQGQQYREARLVIFSGATESACGFAQAAVGPFYCPGDETVYIDLAFLQAMTEKLGARGDFAWAYVVSHEIGHHVQNQLGILEKVHAEKQRLSRREANRLDVRLELQADFLAGIWAHHAQRMKNILEEGDIEEGMNAASSVGDDNVMKRTRGFVVPDAFTHGTSAQRVRWFTLGFKTGDVSRGDTFAAGEL; encoded by the coding sequence ATGCGCTGGAAAGGCAGAAGACAAAGTGACAATGTAGAGATTCGCGGTGGTTCGACCGGCCGGCGCGTGGCCGCCGCCGGCGGATTACTGGGGATTGTGGCCGCGGTGGTTATCCTGTTGTTGGGCGGAGATCCCGGCGAGGTGGTGCAGAACCTGCAGATTCCCCAGGCCGCCCAACAGGAAAGTGCCCGCCCTATGAGCGAGGCGGAAAAAGAACTGGCGGAGTTCGTGGCCGTTGTCCTGGCCGATACCGAGGATGTCTGGCATGAAATTTTTCGCGGCCAGGGGCAGCAATACCGGGAAGCCAGGCTGGTGATCTTCAGCGGCGCCACGGAGTCGGCATGCGGATTCGCCCAGGCCGCGGTGGGACCTTTCTACTGCCCGGGTGATGAAACGGTCTACATCGACCTGGCCTTTCTGCAGGCCATGACAGAGAAGTTGGGAGCCCGCGGTGATTTCGCCTGGGCGTACGTGGTTTCCCACGAGATCGGGCACCACGTGCAGAACCAGTTGGGCATCCTCGAAAAAGTGCATGCTGAAAAACAACGGCTGAGTCGACGCGAGGCCAATCGCCTGGATGTCCGCCTGGAACTCCAGGCCGATTTCCTGGCCGGCATCTGGGCCCACCATGCCCAGCGCATGAAAAACATCCTCGAAGAGGGCGATATCGAAGAAGGCATGAACGCAGCTTCATCCGTGGGGGATGACAACGTGATGAAGCGTACCCGGGGCTTCGTGGTGCCCGATGCCTTTACCCACGGCACATCCGCGCAACGGGTGCGCTGGTTTACGCTGGGGTTCAAGACGGGTGATGTCAGCCGCGGTGATACATTTGCGGCCGGGGAGTTATAG
- a CDS encoding M28 family peptidase — MVMIKRLGIMVFLLALAGTTVWGVAADDAFEKRLQGISRAEMQAVVEFLGHDLLEGRAPGTRGGDLAEIYLRSLFKFMDLEPAGAQGYMQPFTLKKFTTSAIQLSAGEARLEYIRDLVGTCTQEKKRFNLTAPLVFTGFGIQAEQWNWDDFKDVDISGKILVSRVNDPGLYHPEIFEGKTLTYFGRWTYHIEEAVRRGAMGILLIHTAESAGYDWNVVKNSWTNGELFIPSQIENDLVFRGWIREESLRTLLARKGIELEALYMDSLSRDFRPADLGLPVTISGNNKCETIMNRNVVATIPGKVSQRIVLSAHIDHLGKTDAGGDNVYNGAIDNGTAVAAMVVAAKILKKFQSTLHYSVTLLACNSEEAGLLGSKYFVDNTDRSTIVANINFESTPVWKPSTTLMGIGARFSTFEDLIRETAAAAGLGYSQFSLANQGLFYRSDQFAFARRGIPAVWISAGEEEVDGERHYTRFWLGDYHTVRDEYNPNWDLGGLRQTIQAALWLVRRINDSRTPPTWKNNLTFPMEK; from the coding sequence ATGGTCATGATAAAACGGTTGGGAATCATGGTATTTTTGCTGGCTCTGGCGGGAACGACGGTGTGGGGCGTAGCCGCGGACGACGCTTTTGAAAAGCGGTTACAGGGCATTTCACGGGCGGAGATGCAGGCCGTGGTGGAATTCCTGGGACACGACCTGCTGGAAGGCCGCGCCCCGGGCACTCGCGGGGGCGACCTGGCGGAGATCTACCTGCGCAGCCTGTTCAAATTCATGGATCTGGAGCCCGCGGGAGCGCAGGGGTACATGCAGCCGTTTACATTGAAGAAGTTCACCACTTCAGCCATTCAGCTTTCAGCGGGCGAGGCAAGACTGGAATACATCCGCGACCTGGTGGGCACCTGCACACAAGAGAAAAAGCGGTTTAACCTGACCGCGCCACTGGTATTTACGGGGTTCGGCATCCAGGCGGAGCAATGGAACTGGGACGATTTCAAGGATGTGGATATCTCGGGCAAGATCCTGGTCAGTCGTGTCAACGACCCCGGTCTGTACCATCCGGAAATTTTCGAGGGCAAAACGTTGACCTATTTCGGCCGCTGGACCTACCACATCGAGGAGGCCGTGCGCCGCGGGGCCATGGGCATCCTGTTGATCCATACGGCTGAATCCGCGGGCTACGATTGGAACGTGGTGAAAAACTCCTGGACCAACGGTGAGCTTTTTATCCCCTCCCAGATCGAGAATGACCTCGTGTTCCGGGGCTGGATCCGGGAAGAGAGTTTGCGCACGTTACTGGCGAGAAAGGGGATTGAGCTGGAGGCACTGTACATGGATTCCCTTTCCCGGGATTTCCGGCCTGCAGATCTGGGCCTGCCGGTCACGATCAGCGGCAACAACAAATGTGAAACGATCATGAACCGCAACGTGGTGGCCACGATCCCCGGAAAGGTTAGCCAACGGATCGTTCTCAGCGCCCACATCGACCACCTGGGGAAAACGGATGCCGGTGGGGACAACGTCTATAACGGGGCGATTGACAACGGCACGGCGGTTGCCGCCATGGTGGTGGCGGCAAAAATCCTCAAGAAATTTCAATCCACGCTTCACTACTCTGTCACCTTGCTGGCCTGCAACAGCGAGGAGGCGGGTTTGTTGGGGTCAAAATACTTCGTGGATAACACAGACCGTTCTACAATCGTGGCCAACATCAATTTTGAATCCACCCCGGTATGGAAGCCGTCCACCACCCTGATGGGGATCGGCGCGCGCTTTTCCACTTTCGAGGATTTGATACGTGAAACGGCCGCCGCCGCCGGCCTGGGGTATTCCCAATTTTCCCTGGCCAACCAGGGGCTGTTTTACCGTTCCGACCAGTTCGCCTTCGCGCGCCGGGGAATCCCGGCGGTGTGGATCTCAGCCGGGGAAGAAGAGGTGGATGGCGAGCGGCATTATACCCGCTTCTGGCTTGGGGATTATCACACTGTGCGGGATGAATACAACCCGAACTGGGACCTGGGCGGCCTGCGCCAGACCATCCAGGCGGCATTGTGGCTGGTGCGCCGCATCAACGATTCCCGCACCCCGCCGACGTGGAAAAACAACCTTACTTTTCCGATGGAAAAATGA